In one Arenibacter antarcticus genomic region, the following are encoded:
- a CDS encoding VWA domain-containing protein, which produces MLENISFANPQFFWLFLLLPVAIFWYFFKRREQSASLKLSSIKGFPKNSVLPKLKPLLFVLRLVALAAIIIAMARPQTEEISTRTKTTQGIDIVMSIDVSSSMLAKDLKPNRLVALKKVVAEFIDERPNDRIGLVVYAGESYTKTPITSDKSIVKNALSDITYGQLDDGTAIGMGLATAVNRLKDSKSLSKVIILLTDGVNNSGFIEPQTAANLAVEFGIKTYTIGIGTNGNALSPVSYNADGSFRYAMQTVEIDEPLLKSIAETTGGKYFRATDNKKLEAIYQEINKLEKTEIEEFKYYKYEEKFRPWVYLAGVLLLIEWLTRITLFRSFI; this is translated from the coding sequence ATGTTAGAAAATATCTCCTTTGCCAACCCACAGTTTTTCTGGCTCTTTTTATTGCTGCCAGTGGCAATATTTTGGTATTTTTTTAAAAGAAGGGAACAATCCGCTTCTTTAAAACTATCGAGCATAAAAGGTTTTCCTAAAAACAGTGTGCTACCCAAGTTAAAACCACTGTTATTTGTATTGCGTTTGGTAGCATTGGCGGCTATAATTATTGCCATGGCCAGACCACAGACCGAAGAAATCTCTACCCGCACCAAGACTACCCAAGGTATAGATATTGTGATGTCCATAGATGTATCTTCCAGTATGTTGGCCAAGGATCTTAAACCCAATAGATTGGTAGCCTTAAAAAAGGTAGTGGCAGAGTTTATCGACGAAAGGCCTAATGACCGGATAGGATTGGTAGTATATGCCGGAGAAAGTTATACCAAAACGCCAATTACAAGCGACAAGAGCATTGTAAAGAACGCCTTAAGCGATATCACCTACGGCCAGTTAGATGATGGAACAGCAATTGGGATGGGCCTTGCCACCGCCGTAAACAGGCTTAAGGACAGTAAATCTCTTAGTAAAGTGATTATTTTACTGACCGATGGGGTCAACAATTCAGGATTTATTGAACCACAGACCGCTGCCAATCTTGCGGTAGAATTTGGCATAAAGACCTATACCATCGGAATTGGGACCAACGGCAATGCATTGTCTCCAGTTTCCTATAATGCGGACGGCTCCTTTAGGTATGCAATGCAAACCGTGGAGATAGACGAACCTTTATTGAAATCGATAGCAGAAACAACAGGCGGTAAATATTTTAGGGCTACGGACAACAAAAAACTGGAAGCGATATACCAAGAAATAAACAAATTGGAAAAAACTGAAATAGAGGAGTTTAAATACTACAAATACGAAGAAAAATTTAGGCCTTGGGTATATTTGGCAGGAGTATTGTTATTGATTGAATGGTTGACAAGGATAACCTTGTTTCGAAGTTTTATATAG